aatggtacatattcgtaggtttctttttttctgaataggaaaaaaatatttgggtcttgattaatttatcttatataacaaattgctgctataaataatttttataaaactaatttgtaacattaatatcatttttgttataaattagtatatcattgtttataggttcaaagtatagagttagtcgtcttcatagtattgctaatattgatagatgcaagttaatgaatacagataatatttgtattattagtatatgtcgtatagtattatatgttagtgatgtattattaataatctatcttatagtataatatgctagtggatgtatctagcttatgTTAATATAATGCAATATAAGGATGCATCGTGGAGtggattttataataataggtaagaagtgaaaactatggtaatagttgatattaatttatttataaaaggcatgtctaataataagtatattaatatagcattattacgtaaggtccaactttaaaaatccacctataagaagttgtaatgtttctgttttaataagatagatgttttccTTCGTGAGCTACAAAGAGATAATCTCTTCCACTTCCATTATCATATAATGTCTTGGCTTCTCAGATGGAAAGATTAGAATGagatattttttgtaattttttgtgAATGACAAATCAAGAAATAAGacaagagaaaaagaagaagaatggtcGTTATTTTCCATGGATTGATTCTTGGGTCAATTATTCGTCTTCTTCACCACCTGTCTTCTTTTTAGGATTTGTTCATACTCCAAAATTTGGTTTCATATTGTGCACGTCCTTCTTGTCACAAACTTAAATGAGCAATGTTGAATTTATCACTTTTTGTGTATATTCGTAAGACCGAAGTGTGTGTTGTTATCATACAGATTTTACAAATCTTATGAGTAAACATGATATTTTCAAGTTGAGTATCAtgagtaaaataataaaaattttatattccaATAACAATAGAGTTTGATAGATTACAAAATCAATGAAAACCAAATTTTTTGaataaccaaatattttatggattttaaaaattctttaacCAATAACAAGAGATTTtactaaaactttaaaaatctataaaccaataaTAATAGATCTTAAATTTCAGAACTCTTCTAGAATCCTTATACCAATAACTCCCCTAAGAGCACCAGCAACACTGATTTTTTAATCATCAATccttaaaattaaactattaaaataactCGTGGGGTctacattaatttaaaatctgtGCCAACTTTACCTCTTATAATCTCTAGCTAAGGGATCGTTTATTAGGCAAATACGTTACTGTACGCGGGACCCGTCACTATGTGGAAACCTATGATTggatactattttttttttaaaagctgaaaaaaaaaaaaaaaaaccaaacttcCTAAGTTATAGAGCCATCAGTATTGACGTTGTGGGTGCTCTTAAGTAAACTTTTTAAGTTAATTACGAAAATCATTTATTATCAATattaattgatttattttaaggaATATTTTGGTATTAACAGAAATTTGAattctatttttctaataaTCTTCTAAAAATCTTATTGAGACAAACCCAAATTGTAGAtgttttttgtttcaattttatCATGTAAGAATTTAGCTATTTTATCTACTGATTGAGTAAAtgataaaacataaataaatgtttttctgtattttttacAATGAAATAAAAagcttacatatatatatatatatatatatatattttggatagaTCATAGAAAAAAGTTAAACGTTGAAGATAAGTAAGAGCATTTATTTTGTCCTTACAAAATGGATTATAATTTGTATTCTAACAAATCTAAATCAACACACGTCCTAAATGTTTTTgggatttaattttatattgaaacatgtaaatattcTCAtgattctattaattttttaaatatttttctgaaatctacataatttttaataaatattttcgtcattagaaatatattttttctaaactGACCAATTGatgcaaaaatataaaaggacAAAAACTATTTCATTATGACTTATTTTCCCAATTATCTTACTATTAATGGGCAGTATTCTGCGAGTGGTTTTAAAAATGTTGTTTTCTGTGGCTAATATTCTTTTtcaagtaatttaaaaaaatcaatagataaaaaaaattggtataaAAATGTAAGACacttgactttttttttatttacacaagTTTAAGAAACTAAAACTTAGTTTGGAATTCTACATTTACGCAATGTAGGGGACAAATCATATTAGTTTTGTAAGACTAGACTCcaacacacatacacacacacacacacatattaCTCTTCACACTCCATGCCACTTAGAGCTCATTCTTTGGCTTTGTAATACAGCAAGCTAAGCAACAACACCGCTGACCTTGTAATGTATGAATAATACATGAACTAACTTTAACTAAAACTTCTAATACTTGCAATccaaatagaaaattaaaaagagaatatCACGTTGATTAAAAAGGAAGAAAACGAGTGTCAGGAGTGTTCGTTAAGGAGTACGACAAATTCAAAGAGTGTATGTCCTACATACATGAGCATGCTCTTCTTTTTTAAAAGCTAACCTTCTCCTAAATGGACCTCCAAAATTGGTTTCTAAAAAGGAATCCACTAGTGTTTATAACTTAACGTACTTTATCTAGaaaaaaagttgataaaatgatttaagaacatatatataaaagaaaaagtaaagggttttacttttctttttgtcaagaGTAAAGGGCTTTACTCAAATCATATCATTGGTTCTCATATCCTTTCACATGGGAATAATGACGTTTATTAGATGTGGCCTAATGATATTACTTATCAACCTAACTTGTGGCATACCACACTAGTTACACTAAAATTGTATAGATATGATAAACTCTAATAATCTGTTTTATTAATGCCATTTTGGTACTCTAATAGATGTGAGATGTCGTTAGATGTTGAGTTAGCCTGAAACATCAAAACAAAAGCTTCTGATAAAGCTTGGGTTATAACCTCAGGGAGTAGTACTTTCATATTTTGGAGtagtttttgtttattgtttatcaAATGGAACCACTGACCTCCAGTACCAAAcatgatataattttatatgtgaAAAGGCTATAGCTTAAAACATGAAAGAATGTGTAAAAGGTTTACAAACtaagaaaaacaattataacACTTCAAATGTTCATTAAGAAGTTCAGCAATTTGTTTATTGGCTCATAGGCACTCCCTTGCCCGTTCAAATCGGCTGATCAAACATCAGTGACGAGGAGGACACTGATAACACTTTGCAAAGAGGCCAAAAGTATCAACTTGTTTAATGAAATTAGTCATGCTCGCCCATCCTCCTAAACCGAAACCAACCACAAATACccaaaccaccaccaccacgttCACCACAAATGCACCTCTCCACCCGCCAATCACCGCCGGTGGCTTCTCGGCCGCGTTTTGACGGGAAGAAGCAGAGCGGTAAGTGAGGATGTGAGCGAGTGATGGGATGATGTAGACGGTGAATGTGACTAGGAGTGCACCAACAGCTGAGTTAATTGGACCGAAGAAAGGAAATATTATGGCTAAGAACCATATTGGAATCACCACTGGTAACCTTGTAATGGCTCGTAATAGAATGCTATTTGTGTCGTGCATTCCGATTACTTTCTCCCACACGAAATATAGTGGCGTGCATGCGAACCCGAACGTAATAATCTGCAGCatagaaattattaaaatttcataccAAAGAAAACAACTTATCGCATTGCCAACCAGATTATTATATTACATACCAAAACAACTTATCACATTGCCAACCAGGAGTTGACATAACAGATAAAAAATTTAGGATAAGAATCTAAACGACCATAGGTTCATATCAAGTTGTATGAGTATACTCTTCAAAGAAGAGTTCAATTACATGGTATAAGTTTGGCCTCATGGAAATGTACGGATCTATAAATCTATATTTCTTAGTCATTAAAAAATTTGCTGAACGTAAAATGCGCGGACCTACCTGGTGGATGAGCATGAGGATAACTGCAGCGTCGCGCCATGGTGAGCTAGGAAAGAGGGAGAAGGCATTAGCATGTGTGAGAAGCTCATCTCCAAAGGCCCAGTAGACGGAAGCAGCTGATGGTATGGTTAAGGTGAAGACATAGAGTGTAGCCATTAGGTATATGTACTTGAACTTTCTAGGTCTCCACATTGCATGCATTATCTCCCTACAAATTCAAATCCTCAACATGCaaacttaaaaacaaataaacagtTGAGACATAGAACATTTAATTTACTCACACTGTAACAGCGTGGCCACCAAAAGTATACAATATATTAGTGGCTCCTGTGAAATACAGAACGGGCTTAGTTGGAGCGGAATGAGTCACTCCTTCGACCTGGCCGTGGACTAGAGCCGCAATGGTAAGGTACCAAGCGGTGTAAGTGGTCATGCCAAGACCGAGAAAGGACCATATCCTGTAGTTGTGAAATGATGGAATAAATACTGTGGTTGCACAACACGCTCCGAATATGTAAGTCCATGTCCTCTTGTCCAGCTTGTCGTTTATATAGTATACGTTACTGTTCATTATTGTTATTACAcgattaaaacacacacaaaatcaaGATACGGTACTATTACTCAATACTGAATACACGGGTAAATAATAGCTAAACCAACCTTGCACATGCGATGAGTTGGATAACAGAACCAAAGAGGAGGAATGTGCAGTTGAACGTTAACCCTATTGATTTCCAATATGGACCAAGCAGACCATCTAAAACTTCGAACCACTGCACAGTGTTTTAACGATATGTATATCAGTATAGTTGTGTATTAAAAATCTAATGGTGGAGACTGAATCTATAAGAGATTTGCTAGTGTGACCTGAATGACATGGTTGTTGAAGTTAACATTCTGTTTCTCTTTTCGAGTTCTGTACTCAACGTAGAGAACACTGATGAGATAAGCTGTCCAACTTCCCATAAAACCGTAGAAAATCTGCAGAATTACACCTGATGCCATCCCCATTTGCGAAAATGAATAAGGTAGTGTCA
This genomic stretch from Raphanus sativus cultivar WK10039 chromosome 3, ASM80110v3, whole genome shotgun sequence harbors:
- the LOC108845781 gene encoding auxin transporter-like protein 2 yields the protein MSIKETEEGIMEDEIEPRGSMKSFLWHGGSVYDAWFSCASNQVAQVLLTLPYSFSQMGMASGVILQIFYGFMGSWTAYLISVLYVEYRTRKEKQNVNFNNHVIQWFEVLDGLLGPYWKSIGLTFNCTFLLFGSVIQLIACASNVYYINDKLDKRTWTYIFGACCATTVFIPSFHNYRIWSFLGLGMTTYTAWYLTIAALVHGQVEGVTHSAPTKPVLYFTGATNILYTFGGHAVTVEIMHAMWRPRKFKYIYLMATLYVFTLTIPSAASVYWAFGDELLTHANAFSLFPSSPWRDAAVILMLIHQIITFGFACTPLYFVWEKVIGMHDTNSILLRAITRLPVVIPIWFLAIIFPFFGPINSAVGALLVTFTVYIIPSLAHILTYRSASSRQNAAEKPPAVIGGWRGAFVVNVVVVVWVFVVGFGLGGWASMTNFIKQVDTFGLFAKCYQCPPRH